The genomic region CCGAGGGCGTGAAGATTCCGACCTACGCCCTGCGCTGGGTAGCGGCGTCGTATCTGGATCAACGTCAGCCGGAAATCGCCACCGACCTGTATCGCCAAGTGCTGGCGGCGCCGGACGCCGATGTCGGTGATCGACTCGTAGACACCACTGCGCTGTACTACTCGCTGCTGGAAAGCGACCGCGCTGATGAGGCGCGCCAAGTCGCTGAGGACGCCGCCAAGTCCCAGCGTCCGCGTGTCGAACTCAAAGGGCTGCCTATCGGCAACCCCAACGATGAATGGATGGACGCCCAGCAATTGGCCGCTCAGGCCGGCACTTACGGTTCCGACTTGCCTCACGGTGAGGAGCGTTTGCAGACCTTGGTCGATCAAGCGCCGGGTAACGTCGGTTTACGTCTGGCTCAGGCCGATCTGTACCTGGCCCGCCAATGGCCGCGTCGCGCGGAAAACCAGCTCAAGGAAACCGAGAGCATGGTGCCGCGCGACATGGGCCTGGAAGTCGCGCAGGCGCGCACCGCCATGACGCTGCAGGAATGGCGGCAGATGGATGCGCTGACCGACGACGTCGTCGCGCGTTACCCGGACAACCGCCAAGTGCAGCGTCTGGCCCGCGAACGCGAAGTGCATGACATGTCTGAACTGCGCGTCGAAGCCTACGGCGGCAAGGCCAACGGTGGCGGCAGTGGCGATGCCGGAGCCGTCAGCGGCAGCCGCGATTTCGGCATCCAGACCACCCTGTACAGCCCGCCGATCGATGAAGACTGGCGCGTGTTCGCCGGGGCCGGGTATGCCACCGGCGACTTCGCCGAAGGCACCGGGCACCACCGCTTCCAGCGCGTTGGCCTGGAGCGGCGCACCCGCGATATGACCCTCGAAGCTGAAGTGTCCAACCACGATTACGGTTTCGGCGACAAACAAGGCGCGCGTCTGGCGATCGCTCGCGACATCAATGACCACTGGCAGTACGGCGGCAGCCTCGAATACCTCTCGGCCGAGACACCATTGCGCGCGCTCAACAGTGACATCAAGGCCAACGGCGGCAGCGGTTTCATCCGCTGGCGCGCCAACGAAAGCCGTGAGTGGCGCCTGTCGGTAAGCCCGTCGCACTTCAGCGACGGTAACAACCGCGTCGAGGCTTTGCTCACCGGCCGCGAGGGCGTCTACAGTGCGCCGAACGTGCAGGTCGACGCCGGTCTGGAGGTCGGCACCAGCCACAACTCCAAGTCCGATGACGTGCCGTACTTCAACCCGAAATCCGACTTCAGCGTGATGCCGCTGGTCAACGTCAATCACGTGCTCTACCACCGCTACGAAACTTCGTGGAGCCAGCAGTTCCAGGCCGGCGCGGGTACGTACAGCCAGCGTGATCACGGCACCGGTGGCATGGCCCTGCTCGGTTACGGCCAGCGTTATGCCTGGAACGACGTGTTCGAGGTGGGCGCTCTGTTCAGTGTGATCAACCGGCCTTACGACGGTGATCGGGAGACCGATCTGCGTCTGCTCGTCGACCTCACTTTCCGCTTCTAGAAGAGTTTGAAGATGCCTTTGATTTCGCGTTTCATCCTTCTGCTGGGAGCGCTGCTGGTCAGCGCCTGCGCCCAGCAAGCTCCGGCCTTCGCGCCGCCGTCCGAGCGTCCGCTGGCGGCCAGCGAAAAACCGTGGCCGAAAAACCACGTGCTCGGCATCGCCTATCACGATGTTGAAGACCGTGACCCCGATCAGGCGGTGGTGGCGGTGCGCACCGAGCGTATGATCGAACAGCTCGCGTGGCTGCGTGAGAACGGCTACAAACCGGTCACGGTCGACCAGATCATGGCCGCGCGCAAGGGCGGCCCGGAACTGCCGGCGAAAGCGATTCTGCTCAGCTTCGACGATGGTTATTCGAGCTTCTATACCCGCGTCCTGCCGGTGCTGCGCGCCTATAACTGGCACGCGCTGCTGGCGCCGGTCGGCAGCT from Pseudomonas tensinigenes harbors:
- the pgaA gene encoding poly-beta-1,6 N-acetyl-D-glucosamine export porin PgaA; translation: MPRIDVPVLHRGLRPLFRVALCSQLLWPALAFADTPYDQMVRDARAGQTTPALTVLRQVPPGQSTTGQISDHLQIASWAGLDAEVVQVYETQGRDRVLPVQALTATARAYRNLKRWDQATQVYNKALALEPDNADLQLGLALTQADAGKPDEAVTRAKVLVAAKPDDPSRRLALGYALTRAGKQYDALFEYDQAFKRAGSKPEVAREYVVALQKARLPEPALRLANQRPGLIDPVTLRRLEGDLAAERVRLAELATRSEKERYVIADRALADYDKLLATWTPDATAHDDVIRWRIDCMGALKARARTADVITEYQKLQAEGVKIPTYALRWVAASYLDQRQPEIATDLYRQVLAAPDADVGDRLVDTTALYYSLLESDRADEARQVAEDAAKSQRPRVELKGLPIGNPNDEWMDAQQLAAQAGTYGSDLPHGEERLQTLVDQAPGNVGLRLAQADLYLARQWPRRAENQLKETESMVPRDMGLEVAQARTAMTLQEWRQMDALTDDVVARYPDNRQVQRLAREREVHDMSELRVEAYGGKANGGGSGDAGAVSGSRDFGIQTTLYSPPIDEDWRVFAGAGYATGDFAEGTGHHRFQRVGLERRTRDMTLEAEVSNHDYGFGDKQGARLAIARDINDHWQYGGSLEYLSAETPLRALNSDIKANGGSGFIRWRANESREWRLSVSPSHFSDGNNRVEALLTGREGVYSAPNVQVDAGLEVGTSHNSKSDDVPYFNPKSDFSVMPLVNVNHVLYHRYETSWSQQFQAGAGTYSQRDHGTGGMALLGYGQRYAWNDVFEVGALFSVINRPYDGDRETDLRLLVDLTFRF